A window of the Nibribacter ruber genome harbors these coding sequences:
- a CDS encoding FAD-binding oxidoreductase, with amino-acid sequence MKFNPVTPEIVATLQQIVGEAYVLTAATPEEVKRYAHDETEDLHYYPEVVVKPVNTQEVSQIARLCHEQYIPLTPRGAGTGLSGGALPVHGGVVLSMERFNKIIQIDERNLQATVEPGVVNEEFQNAVKAKGLFYPPDPASKGSCFLGGNLSMSSGGPKAVKYGVTRDYVLNMEVVLPTGEIIWTGANVLKYSTGYNLTHLMIGSEGTLGIITKIVFKLIPFPPKNVVMLVPFRSSEEACAAVAQIFMAGITPSGLEFMEREALQWSSDYLKIDVPLPEDIESHLIIELDGWDLDLLYQDAERVYGVLEQFNTGEVLLADTEAQKEDIWRLRRNVGNAVRYNSIYKEEDTVVPRAELPALLKGVKEIGQRYNFKSVCYGHAGDGNLHINIIKGDMSDEDWNNKLTEGIKELFRLCVALGGTISGEHGIGLVQKPYMHIALQEKQFELMRGIKKTFDPHGILNPGKIFEMA; translated from the coding sequence ATGAAATTTAACCCCGTCACCCCAGAAATAGTAGCCACTTTGCAGCAGATTGTAGGTGAGGCGTATGTGCTCACCGCTGCCACGCCAGAAGAGGTAAAACGCTATGCCCATGATGAGACCGAAGACCTGCACTACTACCCAGAGGTGGTGGTAAAGCCGGTTAATACCCAGGAGGTGAGTCAGATAGCGCGTCTCTGCCATGAGCAGTACATTCCCCTCACCCCCCGGGGAGCAGGCACCGGCCTGAGCGGCGGCGCGCTTCCCGTGCACGGCGGGGTGGTGCTCTCCATGGAGCGGTTCAACAAAATCATACAGATTGATGAGCGCAACCTGCAGGCCACCGTAGAACCCGGCGTGGTGAACGAGGAGTTTCAGAACGCCGTCAAAGCCAAAGGCCTGTTCTACCCGCCAGACCCGGCCAGCAAGGGCAGTTGTTTTCTGGGAGGCAATCTGAGCATGTCCTCGGGCGGACCCAAAGCGGTCAAATATGGCGTGACGCGGGACTATGTACTCAACATGGAGGTGGTCTTGCCTACCGGCGAAATCATCTGGACGGGCGCCAACGTCTTAAAATACTCCACGGGTTATAACCTTACGCACCTCATGATTGGCTCTGAGGGAACCTTGGGCATCATCACCAAAATCGTGTTCAAGCTTATTCCGTTTCCGCCGAAGAATGTGGTCATGCTGGTGCCGTTCAGGTCCTCAGAAGAAGCATGCGCCGCCGTGGCGCAGATCTTCATGGCCGGCATTACGCCATCTGGGCTGGAGTTCATGGAGCGCGAGGCTTTGCAATGGTCCTCAGACTACCTCAAGATTGACGTGCCCCTGCCCGAGGACATTGAGTCTCACCTCATCATTGAACTGGACGGTTGGGATCTGGATTTGCTCTACCAGGATGCCGAGCGCGTGTACGGCGTACTGGAGCAGTTTAACACCGGCGAGGTACTGCTGGCGGACACCGAAGCCCAGAAAGAAGACATCTGGCGTCTGCGTCGCAACGTGGGCAACGCGGTGCGCTACAATTCCATCTACAAAGAAGAAGACACCGTGGTGCCTCGTGCCGAGCTGCCAGCCCTGTTGAAAGGCGTGAAAGAGATTGGCCAGCGCTATAATTTCAAGTCGGTTTGCTACGGCCACGCCGGTGACGGCAACCTGCACATCAACATCATCAAAGGTGACATGTCTGACGAGGACTGGAACAACAAGCTCACTGAGGGAATAAAAGAGCTCTTCAGGCTGTGCGTGGCCCTGGGCGGCACCATCTCTGGCGAGCACGGCATAGGCCTGGTGCAGAAGCCCTACATGCACATTGCCCTGCAGGAAAAGCAGTTTGAGCTCATGCGGGGCATCAAGAAAACCTTTGACCCGCACGGCATCCTCAACCCCGGCAAAATCTTTGAGATGGCATAA
- a CDS encoding YheT family hydrolase: MPLLPASPYRAPFFLFNGHLQTILPSTLRKAPAVSYTRERIDTPDQDFLDLDWSIVGSSTLVVVSHGLEGDTQRPYMKGMVKAANQTGWDALAWNYRSCSGEPNHLLRSYHMGVMEDLHLVIEHALAKHRYETVYLVGFSMGGNLTLNYLSQWADKVPMQVKRAAVFSVPCHMSSACAQLAKPQNRIYMRRFLNTLHQKLKLKAQKFTVDLADYHQIKTFEQFDDRYTAPLHGFKDAADYYARCSSSLHLKHLRLPTLLVNAKNDPFLSPECFPVEQAQQNPNLYLEMPESGGHVGFAESFFTGIYYSERRAIEFLQGRV, translated from the coding sequence ATGCCCTTACTCCCTGCCAGCCCCTACCGTGCCCCTTTTTTTCTCTTTAACGGGCACTTGCAGACCATCCTGCCCAGTACTCTGCGCAAGGCACCAGCGGTCTCCTATACCCGTGAGCGCATTGATACCCCGGATCAGGATTTCCTGGACCTGGACTGGTCAATTGTGGGCTCCAGCACCCTGGTGGTTGTGTCCCATGGCTTGGAGGGAGACACGCAGCGGCCGTACATGAAGGGCATGGTGAAGGCGGCCAATCAAACCGGCTGGGACGCTCTGGCCTGGAACTACCGAAGCTGTAGCGGCGAGCCCAACCACCTGCTCCGCTCCTACCACATGGGCGTGATGGAAGACCTGCACCTGGTCATTGAGCACGCCCTGGCCAAACATCGCTATGAAACGGTGTACCTGGTGGGTTTTAGCATGGGCGGCAACCTTACGCTCAACTACCTGTCACAATGGGCCGACAAAGTACCTATGCAGGTGAAACGGGCGGCGGTCTTCTCGGTGCCCTGCCACATGAGCAGCGCCTGTGCCCAGCTGGCCAAGCCCCAGAACCGCATTTACATGCGCCGCTTTTTGAACACGCTGCACCAGAAACTGAAGTTGAAAGCCCAGAAGTTCACGGTGGACCTGGCAGACTACCACCAGATAAAAACCTTTGAGCAGTTTGATGACCGCTACACCGCCCCGCTGCACGGCTTTAAAGATGCGGCTGACTATTATGCGCGCTGCAGCTCCTCTTTGCATTTGAAACACCTTCGGCTGCCCACGCTATTGGTAAATGCCAAGAATGACCCGTTCCTGTCACCTGAATGTTTTCCCGTGGAACAGGCCCAGCAGAACCCCAATCTCTACCTGGAGATGCCAGAGTCCGGCGGACACGTAGGCTTTGCCGAAAGCTTTTTCACCGGCATCTATTATTCAGAGCGCAGGGCCATTGAGTTTTTGCAGGGCCGGGTATAA
- a CDS encoding C40 family peptidase — translation MTTFSKHSTLLLLGLLFLAASCGKSSYSTFSKPEETYRSAQEIAELKKAERQQRRMAKKSGFFSKTKKKEGLVKIKTKPARNSRSSKDAVYSSKKVATVISTARSYRGTPYKFGGTTRVGMDCSGLLCTSFQAIDVKLPRTSSEQSRYGPTVSTRELRAGDLVFFSSTQSPSNITHAGIITEVVNDNEIYFIHSSTSLGVKEDNLFAPYYKKNFIKAVRPGI, via the coding sequence TTGACTACATTCTCTAAACACTCAACGCTACTTCTGTTAGGACTCCTTTTTTTGGCGGCCTCCTGCGGCAAGTCTTCTTATTCTACGTTCAGCAAACCAGAGGAGACGTACCGGTCTGCGCAGGAGATTGCTGAGCTCAAAAAGGCCGAGCGGCAGCAGCGGCGCATGGCCAAGAAATCTGGCTTCTTCTCCAAAACAAAGAAGAAAGAAGGGCTTGTCAAAATTAAAACCAAACCCGCCAGAAACAGCCGTAGCAGCAAAGACGCCGTGTACAGCAGCAAAAAAGTGGCCACGGTCATTTCTACGGCCCGCTCTTACAGGGGCACTCCCTACAAGTTTGGCGGCACCACCCGCGTGGGCATGGACTGTTCTGGCCTGCTGTGCACCTCATTCCAGGCCATTGACGTAAAGCTGCCCCGCACCTCTAGTGAACAGAGCCGCTACGGCCCCACGGTGAGCACCCGTGAGCTGCGCGCCGGCGACCTGGTTTTCTTCAGTTCCACGCAAAGCCCCAGCAACATTACGCACGCCGGCATCATCACAGAGGTGGTCAATGACAATGAGATTTATTTCATCCATTCCTCTACCTCCCTGGGCGTGAAAGAAGACAACCTGTTTGCCCCTTATTATAAAAAGAACTTCATAAAAGCGGTTAGGCCCGGTATCTAG
- a CDS encoding TonB-dependent receptor, with translation MKFKLQRILCVVPLLLLFVTTAFAQRTIRGKVVDATTQESLPGASVAVKGGTDGVTTDVDGTFALKTSAENVTLVVNYIGYVQQEVSVSGSNAGTIKLKATESSVNEVLVTANSYAIDRETPVAMSTITSEVIAERIGNQEFPEVLKSTPGVYATKSGGGFGDSRINVRGFQSQNVAVMINGVPVNDMENGSVYWSNWAGLSDVTRSMQVQRGLGASKVAVPSIGGTINIMTRTTDAIKGGSIFQGFGNNGYLKTGVSLSTGLTENGWAVSVAGSKSEGNGWAEGLEFEAYNYFFNVSKNLNDKHVLSLTGFGAPQVHGQRQTRLPIETYRNAPQGLKFNPDWGVKDGKVVNVEDNFYHKPQFSLNHYWTIDETSFLSTAAYASVGTGGGGAFTGTLPRTGNQYSPYDLDAAVNANVASADGRALSFLRASRNDHNWYGILSTYQKGVSENFDLLGGIDFRYYHGKHFTEVTDLLGADYVLNTANVNTPNDRARVGDKISYWNDGIVLWEGGFLQGEYKTGPLATFVSLAASNTSYKRIDYFLYKDEDPMQETAFQNFFGYQVKGGANYNLTETHNIFGNAGYFTRAPFFNAVFLNNSNVVNEDAQNEKILSFELGYGYRTSMFSANINAYRTTWQDRSFTRRYAGATPGTFFFANLLGVDAIHQGVELDFSFRPIQKLTVQGMMSVGDWRWLNNLDAVTVTDETQTVTRTIGPIYMKDLKVGDAAQKTAALRLDYELMPDFKVGADYNYYGDFTADFDPSTLLEADLKPWQAPNYGLLDLNAVFRFKIGNLNASLIGNVNNVLNTEYISDAQATFTAVENGPDISNASNSSVFYGVGRTWTTSFKINF, from the coding sequence ATGAAGTTTAAGTTACAAAGAATTTTGTGCGTAGTTCCTTTGCTGCTGCTGTTTGTCACGACGGCATTTGCACAAAGGACTATTAGAGGCAAGGTAGTGGATGCTACCACACAAGAGTCATTGCCAGGAGCCTCTGTGGCTGTTAAAGGCGGCACAGATGGTGTCACTACAGACGTAGACGGTACTTTTGCGTTAAAAACCTCTGCTGAGAACGTAACCCTGGTAGTAAACTACATTGGCTATGTGCAGCAAGAAGTGTCTGTTTCTGGTTCTAACGCCGGAACCATCAAGTTAAAGGCTACTGAAAGCAGCGTAAACGAGGTACTGGTAACGGCTAACAGCTACGCCATTGACCGTGAGACGCCAGTGGCCATGTCTACCATCACCAGCGAGGTGATTGCAGAGAGAATTGGTAACCAAGAGTTCCCAGAGGTTTTGAAGTCTACGCCAGGTGTGTACGCTACTAAGTCTGGTGGTGGATTTGGTGACTCCAGAATCAACGTGAGAGGTTTCCAGAGCCAGAACGTGGCCGTTATGATCAACGGTGTTCCGGTAAACGACATGGAAAACGGTTCTGTTTACTGGTCTAACTGGGCTGGTCTGTCTGACGTGACGCGCTCTATGCAGGTACAAAGAGGTTTGGGTGCTTCTAAAGTAGCCGTTCCTTCTATTGGTGGTACCATCAACATCATGACTAGAACTACAGACGCTATCAAAGGCGGTAGCATCTTCCAGGGTTTTGGAAACAACGGCTACCTGAAAACCGGCGTTTCTCTTTCTACTGGTTTAACAGAGAACGGCTGGGCTGTTTCTGTGGCTGGTTCTAAGAGCGAAGGCAACGGCTGGGCCGAAGGTCTTGAGTTTGAAGCCTACAACTACTTCTTCAACGTTTCTAAAAACCTGAACGACAAGCACGTATTGTCATTGACTGGTTTTGGTGCACCACAGGTTCACGGTCAGAGACAAACCAGATTGCCTATTGAAACTTACAGAAATGCCCCACAAGGCCTTAAGTTCAACCCAGACTGGGGTGTGAAAGACGGCAAAGTGGTAAACGTAGAAGACAACTTCTACCACAAGCCACAGTTCTCTTTGAACCACTACTGGACCATTGATGAGACTTCTTTCTTGTCTACAGCTGCTTACGCCTCTGTGGGTACTGGTGGTGGTGGAGCCTTCACAGGAACTCTTCCTAGAACTGGCAACCAATACTCTCCTTATGACCTGGATGCCGCCGTTAACGCGAACGTAGCCTCAGCTGACGGACGTGCGCTTTCTTTCCTGAGAGCCTCTAGAAACGACCACAACTGGTACGGTATATTGAGCACCTACCAAAAAGGAGTAAGCGAAAACTTTGACCTTTTGGGCGGTATTGACTTCAGATACTACCATGGCAAGCACTTTACAGAAGTAACAGACCTCTTAGGTGCTGACTATGTATTGAATACCGCCAACGTAAACACTCCAAATGACAGAGCCCGCGTAGGTGACAAGATCAGCTACTGGAACGATGGTATTGTTCTATGGGAAGGTGGTTTCTTGCAAGGTGAATACAAGACGGGTCCTTTGGCCACCTTCGTGTCCTTAGCTGCCTCTAACACTTCTTACAAGAGAATTGACTACTTCCTGTACAAAGACGAAGATCCAATGCAGGAGACTGCCTTCCAGAACTTCTTCGGTTATCAGGTGAAAGGTGGTGCTAACTACAACCTTACTGAAACCCACAACATCTTCGGTAACGCAGGTTACTTCACCAGAGCTCCCTTCTTCAACGCGGTATTCCTGAACAACTCAAACGTTGTGAACGAAGATGCCCAGAACGAGAAAATCCTGAGCTTTGAGCTAGGCTATGGTTACAGAACTTCTATGTTCAGCGCCAACATCAACGCCTACAGAACCACCTGGCAAGACAGATCTTTCACAAGACGTTACGCTGGTGCCACTCCAGGAACTTTCTTCTTCGCCAACTTGCTAGGCGTTGACGCTATTCACCAAGGGGTTGAGTTGGACTTCAGCTTCCGTCCTATCCAGAAATTGACCGTTCAAGGTATGATGTCTGTGGGTGACTGGAGATGGTTGAACAACCTGGATGCCGTTACAGTAACAGATGAGACGCAAACCGTTACCAGAACCATTGGGCCAATCTACATGAAAGACCTGAAAGTGGGTGATGCCGCTCAGAAAACTGCCGCTCTTCGTCTTGACTATGAGTTGATGCCAGACTTCAAAGTGGGTGCTGACTACAACTACTACGGTGACTTCACCGCTGATTTTGACCCATCTACTTTGTTAGAGGCTGACTTGAAGCCTTGGCAAGCTCCTAACTACGGCCTGCTTGACCTGAACGCTGTATTTAGATTCAAAATCGGGAACTTAAACGCCTCTCTAATTGGTAATGTAAACAACGTCCTGAACACTGAGTATATCTCTGACGCTCAGGCTACTTTCACTGCCGTAGAGAATGGCCCGGACATTAGCAATGCTTCTAACTCTAGCGTGTTCTACGGAGTAGGCAGAACTTGGACTACAAGCTTTAAAATTAACTTCTAA
- a CDS encoding endonuclease gives MRTFLRPLLLVLLVGWSSVSSVLAQSAPPANLAGSELKSWLRQNWYDGKRVVLSYSAARGKMYNYVDNYDNKVTCVYSGYQESNPYSETNSTPSLSALNCEHTVPQSWFNEVERMRTDIHHLFPTVEQWNSDRGSDPFAEIPDAQTQKWIRLLAFQTAIPTSNIDEYSEDTGTQFEPREDHKGNLARAVFYFYTMHEGQTFDAGKNVPSAVADMQTLYSWHLKDPVDARELERNGRVQQAQGNRNPYIDYPELVARAYGFAAVACSATTAASQPTFSEATPTSFKLTWTSGSGDRRLVVVREASAVNFTPAGAYTAGVNADFSLATDQGSGQKIVYNNTGDSVTVTGLTATKTYHVQIFEYCSSDNTYSTAPAPIGQVTLPDYACQGAPTQNVSSVVSSTITSTGFTLSMTAGNGDGRLVLIKEAQAGTFAPLAGTSYTGANSNYGQAATQADGSRLLYVGNGTQLTVTGLKTDTEYHVAIFESCSNGWQYAATPAALQVKTLPGGGGPLPTGVLARQTFEETATDGWEVTSGFTSSTVNTGTPANQRIHGGTKSLQVTTTAQEVVFKSVTTTGYKDVLVELFNSSVSTTTGNGIEAGDYLEVYTALNGATFSATPDIKITGDASDNNARYGMDGTLLLETMAGTPLVKTFTGAALPTITAENAPSRLLVKIPDGTTSVQLKVALKTSSDKEFLNIDDVTLYGNPLTTTGLPQELEAQLLVYPNPAHGVVTVKAPAALKIQRIQVLNAIGKTVHSTTAASKNSSTTLDLRHLPAGVYFLQVFTPQGTSTRRIVLK, from the coding sequence ATGAGAACATTCTTACGCCCTCTCCTGCTGGTACTTCTGGTGGGTTGGTCAAGTGTTTCAAGCGTACTTGCCCAGTCTGCCCCACCCGCCAACCTGGCAGGATCAGAACTTAAATCATGGCTTCGTCAGAACTGGTATGACGGCAAGCGGGTAGTGCTGAGCTACAGCGCCGCCAGAGGCAAAATGTACAACTACGTAGACAACTACGACAACAAGGTGACCTGTGTCTACTCCGGCTACCAGGAGAGCAACCCCTACAGCGAAACCAACTCTACTCCCTCTCTAAGCGCCTTGAACTGTGAGCACACCGTGCCCCAGTCCTGGTTTAACGAGGTAGAGCGCATGAGAACCGACATCCACCACCTGTTCCCCACCGTGGAGCAGTGGAACAGTGACCGCGGCAGCGACCCGTTTGCGGAGATTCCCGATGCCCAGACCCAGAAATGGATAAGATTGCTGGCTTTCCAGACCGCCATCCCTACGTCTAACATTGACGAGTACAGTGAAGATACGGGCACCCAGTTTGAACCGCGTGAGGACCATAAAGGAAACTTAGCCCGCGCGGTTTTCTATTTTTACACCATGCACGAAGGCCAGACCTTTGACGCCGGCAAAAACGTACCCAGCGCCGTTGCTGATATGCAGACTTTGTATAGCTGGCACCTGAAAGACCCGGTAGACGCCCGTGAGCTAGAGCGCAACGGCCGCGTACAACAGGCCCAGGGAAACCGCAATCCATACATTGACTACCCAGAGTTGGTGGCCCGTGCCTATGGCTTTGCCGCAGTGGCCTGCTCGGCCACCACGGCCGCCAGCCAGCCTACCTTCTCTGAAGCCACGCCAACCTCGTTCAAATTAACCTGGACCAGCGGCAGCGGCGACCGACGCCTGGTGGTAGTGCGCGAAGCCTCAGCGGTTAACTTCACTCCTGCCGGCGCTTACACAGCGGGTGTGAACGCAGATTTCTCTTTGGCCACTGACCAAGGTAGCGGGCAGAAGATTGTCTACAACAACACCGGCGACTCTGTCACCGTGACCGGCCTGACCGCTACCAAGACCTACCATGTTCAGATTTTTGAATACTGCAGCTCAGACAACACCTACAGCACTGCCCCGGCACCAATCGGCCAGGTGACTTTGCCAGATTATGCCTGCCAGGGAGCTCCTACGCAGAATGTAAGCAGCGTTGTCTCTTCTACCATCACTTCTACCGGCTTCACTCTTTCTATGACCGCAGGCAATGGAGACGGACGCTTGGTATTGATAAAAGAAGCCCAGGCAGGAACGTTTGCCCCGCTGGCAGGCACCAGCTACACCGGCGCCAACAGCAACTACGGTCAGGCGGCAACCCAGGCAGACGGCTCTCGCCTGCTGTATGTGGGCAACGGCACCCAACTCACCGTAACTGGCCTTAAAACCGACACCGAATACCACGTAGCCATTTTTGAAAGCTGCTCTAACGGCTGGCAGTATGCTGCTACGCCGGCGGCGCTTCAGGTGAAAACCTTGCCAGGCGGCGGCGGACCGCTTCCTACCGGCGTTCTGGCGCGTCAGACGTTTGAAGAAACGGCTACAGACGGCTGGGAAGTAACTTCGGGCTTCACTAGCTCTACAGTCAACACGGGTACACCTGCCAACCAGCGCATTCACGGAGGCACCAAGTCCTTGCAAGTAACCACTACGGCGCAGGAGGTTGTCTTCAAATCGGTGACTACTACTGGCTACAAAGACGTGCTGGTTGAATTGTTCAACAGCTCCGTATCTACCACTACCGGCAACGGCATTGAGGCGGGTGATTACCTGGAGGTGTACACCGCCCTGAATGGTGCTACCTTCTCTGCTACGCCAGACATCAAAATCACCGGAGACGCTTCTGACAACAATGCCCGGTACGGCATGGACGGCACGCTTCTATTAGAGACCATGGCCGGCACGCCGTTGGTGAAAACTTTCACGGGTGCAGCGCTTCCTACCATTACCGCAGAAAACGCCCCTTCCAGATTACTGGTGAAAATCCCAGACGGGACTACCTCTGTGCAGCTGAAAGTGGCATTGAAAACCAGTTCAGACAAAGAATTCCTGAACATTGATGACGTGACCTTGTATGGCAACCCGTTGACCACTACCGGCCTTCCGCAGGAACTGGAAGCGCAGCTGCTGGTATATCCTAACCCGGCCCACGGCGTGGTAACAGTTAAGGCTCCGGCTGCCCTCAAGATTCAGCGCATACAGGTATTGAACGCCATAGGAAAAACAGTGCATAGCACCACTGCGGCTTCTAAAAATTCGTCTACTACTCTAGACTTGCGCCATCTGCCGGCAGGTGTTTACTTCTTACAAGTATTCACGCCACAAGGCACTTCTACCAGACGCATAGTACTGAAGTAG